A region from the Desulfoglaeba alkanexedens ALDC genome encodes:
- a CDS encoding flavodoxin family protein, with the protein MQVLVLYHSKGGNTRKLAEHISQGVNSVNGVQAVLKSAGDVTKDDFVNADGIIAGSPVYFGVMAAELKKVFDDFISVRKKMEGKVGAAFATSSDATGGKETTMISIIQCLLIYGMIVIGDPLDATGHYGVACVGPPDPKTAENAEKLGRRVADLCLKLKKA; encoded by the coding sequence ATGCAGGTACTGGTGCTCTACCATTCCAAAGGAGGCAACACGAGAAAACTCGCGGAGCACATTTCCCAGGGGGTGAATTCCGTCAACGGGGTTCAAGCCGTCCTCAAATCCGCCGGAGATGTGACCAAAGACGACTTCGTGAACGCAGACGGCATAATCGCGGGTTCGCCCGTTTACTTCGGCGTTATGGCGGCGGAACTCAAAAAGGTTTTCGACGATTTCATCAGCGTTCGCAAAAAGATGGAAGGCAAGGTGGGAGCGGCTTTCGCCACTTCCAGCGATGCGACGGGCGGGAAAGAAACCACCATGATATCCATCATCCAGTGTCTGCTCATTTACGGCATGATCGTGATCGGGGACCCATTGGATGCCACGGGGCATTATGGCGTGGCCTGCGTTGGGCCTCCGGACCCAAAGACCGCCGAAAACGCCGAAAAGCTCGGCCGCCGCGTCGCCGACTTGTGCCTCAAACTGAAAAAGGCATAA
- a CDS encoding sigma-70 family RNA polymerase sigma factor, which produces MMMKQYDHDPYPPFRFMVKKGEEADDAFEGLLEKGFPGSSMAEDEPPLKDIVCMEDKREPIAEAENETECDDSENEEMPDANAEREDDFDEDHISCYLREVSSYPLLTPEREVELARTIREGQDELVRLVAEHAVEDPVIKDLHEKVEKLLAHEKSFPGVRDKVLKVITRTLEKASRDNPGQSMYRELYRRCQEIMQTIDTAKHQMVKANLRLVLSIAKRYRGRGMSFDDLIQEGNLGLLKAVGRYDHTKGNRFSTYATWWVRQSIIRGIYDKTRTIRLPVHFIELKNLFFKVFHELVKELGREPTPAEIAERADIPPDKVQMVLSLVSQPVSLETPIGEDDQRLADFIEDENVESPVEGCEARELGEITRDLLAGLQPREEKILRLRFGLDGQPGETLEKIGKNFKVSKERIRQIEKKALRKLRHPSRQEMLKAYLE; this is translated from the coding sequence ATGATGATGAAACAATACGATCATGATCCGTATCCTCCCTTCCGATTTATGGTGAAAAAGGGGGAGGAGGCGGACGATGCCTTTGAAGGCCTCCTTGAGAAGGGATTCCCGGGGTCGAGCATGGCGGAAGACGAGCCCCCTCTGAAGGATATCGTTTGCATGGAAGACAAGCGTGAGCCGATTGCTGAAGCGGAAAACGAAACGGAATGTGACGACTCCGAGAACGAAGAGATGCCGGATGCCAATGCGGAGCGCGAAGACGACTTCGACGAAGACCACATATCCTGTTACCTGAGAGAAGTATCTTCCTATCCGCTCCTCACTCCCGAGCGTGAAGTCGAACTGGCCAGGACGATCCGAGAGGGGCAAGACGAACTGGTGCGGTTGGTGGCCGAGCACGCGGTCGAAGACCCGGTGATCAAAGACCTTCATGAAAAGGTCGAGAAGCTTTTGGCTCATGAAAAGAGCTTTCCAGGGGTCCGCGACAAAGTGCTGAAGGTCATCACGCGCACTCTGGAAAAGGCCAGCCGTGACAACCCGGGCCAATCCATGTACAGGGAGCTTTACCGGCGGTGTCAGGAGATCATGCAGACCATCGATACGGCGAAGCACCAGATGGTCAAGGCCAACCTCCGGTTGGTGCTGAGCATCGCCAAGCGGTATCGGGGTCGTGGTATGAGCTTCGACGATCTTATCCAGGAAGGCAACCTGGGGCTCTTGAAGGCGGTCGGGCGCTACGACCACACCAAGGGAAACCGGTTCAGCACCTACGCCACCTGGTGGGTGCGCCAGAGCATCATCCGGGGCATCTATGACAAAACGCGGACCATCCGGTTGCCCGTCCACTTTATCGAGCTCAAGAACCTTTTCTTCAAGGTGTTTCACGAGTTGGTGAAAGAATTGGGGCGGGAACCGACGCCGGCCGAGATCGCGGAGCGCGCGGACATTCCTCCGGACAAGGTTCAGATGGTTCTGAGCTTGGTCAGCCAGCCGGTGTCGCTGGAGACGCCCATCGGCGAAGATGACCAGCGGCTGGCGGATTTTATCGAAGACGAGAACGTGGAGTCGCCGGTGGAAGGCTGTGAAGCGAGGGAGTTGGGCGAAATCACCCGCGACCTGCTGGCCGGTCTGCAGCCTCGTGAGGAGAAGATCCTTCGCCTCCGTTTCGGCTTGGACGGACAACCCGGGGAAACACTCGAAAAGATCGGCAAGAACTTCAAGGTGTCCAAGGAACGGATACGGCAGATCGAGAAGAAGGCTTTGAGGAAACTCAGGCATCCGAGCCGCCAGGAGATGCTGAAAGCCTACCTGGAATAG
- the alaS gene encoding alanine--tRNA ligase, translating to MKASEIRSKFLSFFETKGHTVVKSSSLIPHDDPTLLFTNAGMNQFKRCFLGEEKRAYVRAASSQKCMRAGGKHNDLENVGYTARHHTFFEMLGNFSFGDYFKEEAVAFAWEFLVGRMGLPQDKLFATIHEGDAAMGLGPDEEARRCWLRHLPDERILTFPTKDNFWAMGDTGPCGPCSEILIDQGEAMGCGRPDCRPGCDCDRYLELWNLVFMEFNRREDGALEPLPKPSIDTGMGLERLAAVIQKVPSNYDTDLFTPMMAAIGEMSGHAYGEDPEKDVSFRVIADHGRAAAFLIGDGVLPSNEGRGYVLRRVIRRALRHGRFLGLDRPFLHQVAVAVMHAMQDAYPELMESRNYITRVILHEEERFSETLDHGLKLLQNEMARLQDEGARVVPGELIFKLYDTYGFPIDIVTDMARKLHFQVDEEGFAERMQKQREQSRKHWKGSGERELSEAYRKLSADEVRSAFLGYDQLEAESRVAALVVEGRLVEEAGVGADVEVVTTETPFYGEAGGQVGDRGRILAAAGTLEVRDTLRLPGDLIVHVARVVEGSLRVGETVRLQVDAERRKDTALNHTATHILHRVLRDVLGDHVKQSGSLVAPDRLRFDFTHFASLTAAELAAIEERVNDEIRNNDSLRVQVMDLEEALKSGAVALFEEKYGDRVRLVEIPGFSRELCGGTHTQRTGDIGLFVIVQETSVAAGVRRIEALTGRHAYRHVKRQLEQLEEASRRLKVHPLEVVDRIERLFAQQRQLERELESLKASQAARRSADLLDLAAEIGGVRVLVTQVEADNPKALREMNDRFKERMGTGVVVLGAVHDGKVFLLAGVTDDLTKRLHAGHLIREIAAVVGGNGGGRPDMAQAGGSRPEKLTEAFDVARRIIQERLEGRG from the coding sequence ATGAAGGCCAGTGAGATCCGGTCGAAATTCTTGAGCTTTTTCGAAACCAAGGGCCACACCGTGGTGAAGAGTTCCTCGCTCATCCCCCACGACGACCCGACGCTCCTTTTTACCAACGCAGGGATGAACCAGTTCAAGCGTTGTTTTCTCGGTGAAGAAAAACGGGCTTACGTGCGTGCGGCCAGCAGTCAGAAATGCATGCGGGCCGGCGGAAAGCACAACGACCTGGAAAACGTGGGGTATACGGCCCGGCATCACACGTTTTTCGAGATGCTCGGAAACTTTTCGTTCGGCGATTATTTCAAGGAGGAGGCGGTGGCCTTTGCCTGGGAATTTCTGGTGGGCCGCATGGGGCTTCCCCAGGACAAGCTCTTCGCCACCATTCATGAAGGCGACGCCGCCATGGGGCTCGGTCCGGACGAAGAGGCCCGGCGGTGCTGGCTGCGCCATTTGCCCGACGAGCGCATCCTCACGTTTCCCACAAAGGACAACTTCTGGGCCATGGGGGATACGGGCCCCTGCGGGCCCTGTTCCGAAATCCTGATAGATCAGGGAGAAGCCATGGGCTGCGGTCGTCCCGACTGCCGCCCGGGATGCGATTGTGACCGCTACCTGGAACTGTGGAACCTGGTGTTCATGGAGTTCAACCGGCGGGAAGACGGTGCGCTGGAGCCCCTTCCCAAACCCAGCATCGATACGGGCATGGGGTTGGAACGGCTCGCCGCGGTGATCCAAAAGGTTCCTTCCAATTATGACACGGACCTCTTCACGCCCATGATGGCGGCCATCGGGGAGATGAGCGGCCATGCCTACGGAGAAGACCCCGAAAAGGACGTTTCCTTCAGGGTCATCGCGGACCACGGCCGGGCGGCGGCGTTCCTCATAGGCGACGGCGTGTTACCGTCCAACGAAGGGCGCGGTTACGTGCTCCGGCGGGTCATTCGGCGCGCGCTCCGGCACGGCCGCTTTCTGGGGCTGGACCGGCCGTTTCTCCATCAGGTGGCGGTGGCCGTCATGCACGCCATGCAGGACGCCTACCCGGAACTTATGGAGAGCAGAAACTACATCACCCGGGTGATCCTCCACGAGGAGGAACGCTTCAGTGAGACGCTGGACCATGGACTGAAGCTGCTTCAAAACGAAATGGCGCGCCTGCAGGACGAAGGCGCACGGGTGGTTCCTGGAGAACTCATCTTCAAGCTCTACGACACCTACGGCTTTCCCATAGATATCGTGACCGATATGGCCAGAAAACTCCATTTCCAGGTGGACGAAGAAGGCTTTGCGGAGCGGATGCAGAAACAGCGCGAACAGTCCCGCAAGCATTGGAAGGGAAGCGGAGAACGGGAACTTTCGGAAGCCTACCGCAAGCTTTCGGCCGACGAGGTTCGATCGGCGTTTTTGGGCTACGATCAGCTGGAAGCCGAATCCCGGGTCGCGGCGCTGGTGGTGGAAGGCCGATTGGTGGAAGAGGCGGGCGTCGGCGCCGACGTGGAAGTGGTCACGACCGAAACCCCCTTTTACGGCGAAGCGGGCGGCCAGGTGGGAGACCGGGGAAGAATCCTGGCCGCCGCGGGAACCCTGGAAGTGCGCGATACCCTGCGACTACCGGGGGACCTCATCGTTCACGTGGCGCGTGTGGTGGAAGGAAGCCTGCGTGTCGGCGAAACGGTTCGGCTCCAAGTGGACGCTGAGCGGCGGAAAGACACGGCGCTCAACCATACGGCTACTCACATCCTTCACCGTGTGCTCCGCGATGTGCTCGGAGATCATGTCAAGCAGTCGGGATCCCTGGTGGCGCCGGACCGACTCCGCTTCGACTTCACTCACTTTGCATCCCTCACGGCTGCAGAACTCGCCGCCATCGAAGAACGGGTGAACGATGAAATCCGAAACAACGATTCGCTTCGCGTCCAGGTCATGGATCTGGAAGAAGCGTTGAAGAGCGGAGCGGTCGCGCTCTTCGAAGAGAAGTACGGGGACAGGGTACGGCTCGTAGAAATCCCCGGTTTCAGCCGCGAACTGTGCGGAGGGACACACACGCAGCGAACGGGGGATATCGGCCTTTTCGTGATTGTTCAAGAAACGAGCGTCGCTGCCGGGGTGCGCCGAATCGAGGCCCTTACCGGGCGCCACGCTTACCGGCACGTGAAAAGGCAGCTGGAGCAGCTGGAAGAGGCGTCCCGCCGGCTGAAAGTGCATCCCCTGGAAGTGGTGGACCGGATCGAGAGACTTTTCGCGCAGCAGAGACAGTTGGAGAGGGAACTGGAAAGTCTTAAGGCGTCCCAGGCGGCCAGGCGGTCTGCGGACCTTCTGGACCTGGCGGCGGAGATCGGCGGCGTTCGGGTGCTGGTGACCCAGGTGGAAGCCGACAATCCCAAGGCGCTTCGGGAAATGAACGATCGGTTCAAGGAGCGTATGGGAACCGGCGTGGTGGTTTTGGGGGCGGTCCATGACGGCAAGGTGTTCCTGCTGGCGGGAGTTACCGATGATTTGACCAAGCGCCTGCACGCGGGCCACTTGATTCGGGAAATCGCGGCGGTGGTCGGCGGAAACGGCGGCGGCCGTCCGGACATGGCTCAGGCCGGCGGAAGCCGACCTGAGAAGCTCACCGAAGCATTCGACGTGGCACGCCGGATCATCCAGGAACGCCTGGAAGGGAGAGGCTGA
- the recA gene encoding recombinase RecA, which produces MATADDRQKAIDIAMSQIERQCGKGAIMRLGEAAHHVEIPVISTGCLSLDLALGIGGVPRGRMVEIFGPESSGKTTLALHIIAEAQKKGGLAAFIDAEHALDVHYARKLGVKVDELLISQPDYGEQALEIAEILVRSNAIDVIVIDSVAALVPKAEIEGEMGDAHVGLQARLMSQALRKLTSAISKSHTCVIFINQIRMKIGVMYGSPETTTGGNALKFYATMRLDIRRVGAIKEGQDVVGNRTRVKVVKNKIAPPFKEVEFDVVYGRGISREGDLLDLAVSSNVIERSGTWYSYNGERLGQGRENAKNFMRENPDLVAEIEQKVREIHSSVIAAAELGKSGAERQGDGP; this is translated from the coding sequence ATGGCTACGGCAGACGATCGCCAAAAGGCCATCGACATCGCCATGAGTCAGATCGAACGGCAGTGCGGCAAAGGCGCCATCATGCGCCTGGGAGAAGCAGCCCATCACGTTGAGATTCCGGTGATTTCCACAGGCTGCCTGTCCCTGGATCTCGCGCTGGGAATCGGGGGGGTGCCCCGAGGCCGTATGGTCGAGATCTTCGGCCCGGAATCTTCCGGAAAGACGACCCTCGCGCTGCACATCATCGCTGAGGCTCAGAAGAAGGGAGGGCTTGCGGCCTTCATCGATGCGGAACATGCCCTTGATGTCCATTATGCGCGAAAGCTCGGCGTCAAGGTGGACGAGCTGCTCATCAGCCAGCCCGACTACGGGGAACAGGCGCTGGAAATTGCGGAGATTCTGGTGCGAAGCAACGCCATCGACGTGATCGTGATCGATTCGGTGGCGGCTTTGGTCCCCAAGGCGGAAATCGAGGGCGAAATGGGCGATGCCCATGTGGGCCTCCAGGCGCGCCTCATGAGCCAGGCACTGCGGAAGCTGACGTCGGCTATCAGCAAGTCGCACACCTGCGTGATTTTCATCAACCAGATCCGTATGAAGATCGGCGTCATGTACGGTTCCCCGGAAACCACCACCGGCGGCAACGCGCTCAAGTTCTACGCCACCATGCGGCTCGATATCCGCCGAGTGGGGGCGATCAAGGAAGGCCAGGACGTGGTGGGAAACCGGACCCGGGTCAAGGTGGTCAAAAACAAGATCGCTCCGCCGTTCAAGGAAGTGGAATTCGACGTGGTTTACGGGCGAGGCATTTCCAGAGAAGGCGACTTACTGGATCTGGCCGTTTCGTCCAACGTGATCGAACGGTCCGGAACCTGGTATTCGTACAACGGCGAACGCCTGGGCCAGGGCCGGGAAAACGCCAAGAACTTCATGCGGGAAAACCCGGATCTGGTCGCCGAGATCGAGCAAAAGGTGCGGGAAATTCATTCATCTGTGATCGCCGCTGCGGAGCTGGGAAAATCCGGTGCTGAACGGCAAGGAGACGGTCCATGA
- the thpR gene encoding RNA 2',3'-cyclic phosphodiesterase, with translation MIRTFVAVDLPPGVQEQLAGFMEKLKGSKAQVTWVKADRIHLTLKFLGNVSEDLIPAVSQALDRAGEAMEPFTVTAGGCGAFPSIKNMRVVWVGIESGFERLQWLQRQVEDVLSGLGFETEARPFKAHLTLGRVKGRTRLERLQEALVAQKGFRTEAFDVSEIVLYKSDLRPEGPRYTPLHRSPLQGRPT, from the coding sequence ATGATTCGAACGTTCGTTGCCGTGGACCTCCCTCCAGGTGTTCAGGAACAATTGGCCGGCTTCATGGAAAAGCTTAAGGGCTCGAAAGCCCAGGTCACATGGGTGAAGGCCGATCGCATCCACCTCACCCTGAAGTTTCTGGGAAACGTTTCGGAAGATCTGATTCCCGCCGTTTCGCAGGCCCTGGACCGCGCCGGGGAGGCCATGGAGCCGTTTACCGTGACGGCGGGGGGATGCGGGGCGTTTCCGTCCATCAAGAACATGCGTGTGGTGTGGGTGGGGATTGAAAGCGGTTTCGAACGGTTGCAGTGGCTGCAACGACAGGTCGAGGACGTCTTGAGCGGCCTCGGTTTTGAAACGGAAGCTCGACCGTTCAAGGCGCACCTGACGTTGGGCCGGGTCAAAGGAAGGACCCGGTTGGAGCGCCTCCAGGAAGCCCTGGTCGCCCAGAAAGGGTTTCGTACGGAAGCTTTTGACGTGTCGGAAATCGTGTTGTATAAAAGCGACTTAAGGCCCGAAGGACCCCGATATACCCCACTTCACCGAAGCCCGTTGCAAGGTCGGCCCACCTGA
- a CDS encoding CinA family nicotinamide mononucleotide deamidase-related protein — MEPKIVCGSLLSIGNELLLGDILDTNAHHIARELRVHGFRLRRVVTVEDEEDEIARYLLDLLDRSDFVIITGGLGPTDDDRTRQAVAGALGRPLTGNREHLERLHRRVERKGIPWSEHTGRLACFPEGAVHMAPELPMAGFFLEHRGVPCYFLPGVPHEMETLLARKVIPDLDRRFPGRPIYVKRVLRVQELVESEINRRLASLEPPSPGIEIGYLPQIGENWVTILVRGTDLDDVTSRLTEIEERVVALLGPQYVSGSEDEPMELTVGRLLSGRRWKLAAAESCTGGLLARRVTAVPGASDYFERGFVTYSNEAKVELLGVFRSLLDEHGAVSAATAEAMARGARESAGVDVAVSITGIAGPTGGSAEKPVGTVFMACSTVRETVVRKHLFWGGRTQIQERAAHAALVLLWRVLLG, encoded by the coding sequence GTGGAACCCAAAATCGTCTGCGGGTCACTCCTTTCCATCGGTAACGAGTTGCTGCTGGGCGACATTCTGGATACCAACGCCCATCATATCGCCCGTGAGCTTCGGGTTCACGGTTTTCGACTCCGGCGGGTAGTGACCGTGGAAGATGAAGAGGATGAAATCGCGCGCTACCTGCTGGACCTGCTGGACCGGTCGGATTTTGTGATCATCACGGGGGGACTGGGCCCCACGGATGATGATCGGACGCGCCAGGCGGTGGCCGGAGCGCTGGGGCGGCCGCTCACGGGCAATCGCGAGCATCTGGAGCGGCTGCATCGAAGGGTTGAACGAAAAGGCATCCCGTGGTCCGAGCACACGGGGCGGCTCGCCTGTTTCCCCGAAGGAGCGGTCCACATGGCGCCGGAACTTCCCATGGCGGGGTTTTTCCTCGAGCACCGGGGTGTGCCTTGCTATTTCCTTCCGGGCGTGCCCCATGAAATGGAAACGCTTCTCGCCCGCAAGGTGATTCCGGACCTGGATCGCCGATTCCCGGGCCGGCCGATTTACGTTAAGCGGGTCCTCCGGGTCCAGGAGCTGGTCGAATCGGAAATCAATCGGAGGCTGGCATCTCTGGAACCGCCATCTCCGGGGATCGAAATCGGTTACCTGCCGCAGATCGGGGAGAACTGGGTGACCATCCTGGTTCGGGGAACGGACCTGGATGACGTGACGTCCCGGCTGACCGAGATCGAAGAACGGGTCGTGGCTCTTTTGGGCCCGCAGTACGTGAGCGGAAGCGAAGACGAGCCGATGGAACTCACGGTGGGAAGGCTGCTGTCGGGGAGGCGATGGAAGCTTGCAGCCGCGGAGTCGTGTACGGGCGGGTTGCTGGCCCGGCGTGTCACGGCGGTTCCGGGCGCTTCGGACTACTTCGAGCGAGGCTTTGTGACTTACAGCAACGAAGCCAAGGTTGAACTCCTGGGTGTGTTCCGGTCGCTGCTTGACGAGCACGGTGCGGTGAGTGCGGCGACGGCCGAAGCCATGGCTCGGGGGGCGCGTGAATCGGCCGGGGTGGACGTGGCGGTTTCCATCACGGGGATCGCAGGCCCGACGGGCGGGTCGGCCGAAAAGCCGGTGGGGACGGTGTTCATGGCCTGCTCGACGGTGCGTGAGACCGTGGTTCGGAAGCATTTGTTCTGGGGAGGGCGCACCCAGATTCAGGAAAGAGCCGCCCATGCGGCCCTTGTCCTCTTGTGGAGGGTTCTTTTGGGATGA
- the larC gene encoding nickel pincer cofactor biosynthesis protein LarC — protein MKTVHFDCFSGVSGDMVLGGLLDAGAPVDGLLEILHKMPVSGFSVQVRKEKRGAIEGTRVLFRLSGQPRRTFRELEAIIQGSELVPGVAAASLKILRTLAEAEARVHGVSVEEVHFHEIGALDTLLDAVGTAAALHLLEVSRVTASAIPLGSGWVKTEHGTLPIPAPATAVLLEGVPVFQGTERREVTTPTGAAIVRALCEAFGPIPSMTLERVGYGIGSHPQEDPPNLLRVFLGRASEVLIQRRLLVLETQIDDMNPEFYDHLLSRLFAEGAIDATFTPVHMKKNRPGILVSVLAEPASGRRLMEVLFLESSTLGVRAFEVERYELPRAEVFVTTPYGKCRVKEVVLPDGSRRRIPEYEDCRQAAERHKVPLREVYETVLFTVRTPLPIHEA, from the coding sequence ATGAAGACGGTGCATTTCGACTGTTTTTCCGGGGTAAGCGGAGACATGGTGTTGGGGGGTCTCCTGGATGCCGGCGCGCCGGTAGATGGTCTGCTGGAAATACTCCACAAGATGCCGGTTTCAGGGTTTTCGGTGCAGGTCCGAAAGGAAAAGAGAGGGGCCATCGAGGGTACCCGGGTCCTTTTCCGGCTCAGCGGGCAGCCTCGCCGGACGTTCCGTGAGTTGGAGGCGATCATCCAGGGGAGCGAGTTGGTGCCGGGAGTCGCGGCGGCGAGCCTCAAGATCCTGAGAACGCTCGCGGAGGCGGAGGCCCGGGTCCACGGGGTGTCTGTCGAAGAGGTCCACTTCCACGAAATCGGTGCTCTGGATACCCTTCTGGATGCGGTGGGGACGGCGGCGGCCCTGCACCTCCTGGAGGTTTCGCGGGTGACGGCTTCGGCGATTCCTCTGGGATCAGGTTGGGTGAAAACAGAGCACGGGACCCTGCCGATTCCGGCTCCCGCCACCGCCGTGCTCCTGGAAGGTGTTCCCGTCTTTCAGGGAACCGAACGGCGCGAAGTGACCACTCCGACAGGTGCGGCCATTGTGCGCGCGTTGTGCGAAGCGTTCGGCCCGATACCGTCCATGACTCTCGAGCGCGTGGGTTACGGGATCGGAAGCCACCCGCAGGAGGACCCGCCCAACCTGCTGAGGGTTTTCCTCGGCCGCGCATCGGAAGTCCTGATTCAGCGGCGGCTTCTTGTGCTGGAAACCCAGATCGACGATATGAACCCGGAATTCTACGATCACCTTCTGTCGAGACTCTTCGCGGAAGGAGCCATCGATGCGACGTTCACCCCGGTGCACATGAAGAAAAACCGGCCTGGAATCCTGGTGAGTGTGTTGGCCGAACCGGCCTCGGGGCGACGCCTGATGGAGGTCCTTTTCCTGGAATCCTCGACCCTCGGGGTCCGAGCCTTCGAGGTGGAACGCTATGAGTTGCCGAGGGCGGAAGTGTTCGTGACCACCCCCTACGGGAAGTGCCGGGTGAAGGAGGTGGTGCTTCCGGACGGTTCACGGCGACGGATTCCTGAATATGAAGACTGCCGGCAGGCTGCGGAACGCCACAAGGTTCCCCTTCGGGAAGTCTACGAGACGGTTCTTTTTACTGTTCGGACGCCATTGCCGATCCATGAGGCATGA